AACTGGCCCAGGagaatatttattaaaattgtttttaactttaagattattttttttgtccgtTAGACTTTACTTTTGCTGCCACGGTCGCCAAGAGATCCAGAGACACTTGTCTGTCTGAGAACCGAGCCAACCACAGCCAAATGAGCATGACGTCAGATGAGGATTTTGACGTGTTGTCAGATGATCAAATGAATTATCCCCACTTCATCCCAGCAGAGGAAAACTCTGATtcaacagacagtgagacaccCTGCACGCCCTCTACCCCGTCCCCAAAGTCTAAACCCGGCCCTGTCAAACAGAAGAAAAGCATGTCTACATTAACAATCAAAACCTGCAGTAAGACCAAGGATGGGAAAAGGCTCTATGACAAAAAGCATTTCTGTATATACTGCATGAAACCCAATTCTAAAATATCCAGGCACTTAGAAAGAAAGCATGGAGATGAGGAGGACGTAGCCCGGGCTTGTAGCTTCCCGAAAGGCTCTAAGAAAAGGTCAGCCTTACTTGAAGAGCTGAGAAACAAAGGTGACTATCAACACAACATCTTAGTGCTTgaagaggggaagggagagatcGTTACATGGAGACAACCCCCAGGAAGTGCTTCCATTGAGGACTACCTGccctgttctcactgtctggcTTTTTTTGTGAAGAGCATGTTATGGAGGCACGAGTTGTCATGTAGGCCGAAAAAGGAAGGAGAAAAGGGGTCAAAGGTTATTGAAACATCAGTCCCCAGGAAGAGGGTTCAATCTCTAGCTTCCCATCTGATCCCAatctgtaaaagtactttgcAAGAATCCCTGAAGACTGTAGACAAATCACAACAAGAATCAGCAACATTTCTGCATTCAGGTGGGATTATCAGTCGGCTTCtatgtcctgtctgtctgcctgcctgcctctctctctgtctgtctgtctgtctgtctgcctgtcagtgaGTGAGTCTCACTGCTTCCTGTCTATCTTTCTTGTCTGTCCGTCTGTATTTGTATGTCTGCTAGTGTTCATTTatttctctttccatcttttGCTGGGACAACATTCCCGTTTGTAATCAAGCTTGCCAATGAGAATATTTATTGACAGTGGTTTTCAGTGTAAGGTTAATGTAATAATGCTTTTCggtttctgtttttctccttgTCATCTGTTAGACTTCAGTTTTGATGCCACGGTCGCTACCAAGAAGTCCCGGCTCTCCAGTTCGACCAAGACCAGGGCCACCCGTCCCCGCTCCCAGAGAGTCCCTAATTACACGTTTTCTGACCAAATGAGCTTGACGTCAGATGAGGATTTTGACGTGTTGTCAGATGATCAAATGAATTATCCCCACTTCATCCCAGCAGAGGAAAACTCTGATtcaacagacagtgagacaccCTGCACGCCCTCTACCCCGTCCCCAAAGTCTAAACCCGGCCCTGTCAAACAGAAGAAAAGCATGTCTACATTAACAATCAAAACCTGCAGTAAGACCAAGGATGGGAAAAGGCTCTATGACAAAAAGCATTTCTGTATATACTGCATGAAACCCAACTCTAAAATATCCCGGCACTTAGAAAGAAAGCATGGAGATGAGGAGGACGTAGCCCGGGCTTGTAGCTTCCCAAAAGGCTCTAAGAAAAGGTCAGCCTTGCTTGAAGAGCTGAGAAACAAAGGTGACTATCAACACAACATCTTAGTACTTgaagaggggaagggagagatcGTTATATCACGGAAATCCCCAGGAAGTGCTTCCATTGAGGACTACCTGccctgttctcactgtctgggtTTTTTTGTAAAGAGCGAGTTAAGAAGACACGAGTCATTATGTCAGccaaaaaatgaagaaaaaaggtCTCGTAACAACGAAGAAACAGAGCCTAGGAAGAGAGTTCAGTCACTAGTCTCCCATCTGATTTCAGTTTCTAAAAGTGTTTCAGAAGGATCCCAGAAGATTGTAAAGAAACCACAACAAGAATCCGCTGCATGTCTTCATTCAGGTGGGATAAtcattctgtttctctcttctgtctgtctgtctgactttaTCGGCCGGtgggtctgtctgactgactttgTCAGTcggtgggtctgtctgtctgactgactttgTCGGTcggtgggtctgtctgtctgactgactttgTCGGCCGGtgggtctgtctgactgactttgTCGGCCGGtgggtctgtctgactgactttgTCGGCCGGtgggtctgtctgactgactttgTCGGCcggtgggtctgtctgtctgactgactttgTCGGCcggtgggtctgtctgtctgactgactttgTCGGCcggtgggtctgtctgtctgactgactttgTCGGCcggtgggtctgtctgtctgactgactttgTCGGCcggtgggtctgtctgtctgactgactttgTCGGCCGGtgggtctgtctgactgacttcGTGTGTTTGTATCTTGGATTTGTTCTGGTCCTTTTTCTCTCTATCGTTGGCACACACTCATTTGTAATCAAACTTGCCTAGGGGATCATTTATTGAAGGTGGTTTTTAGTGTAAGTTTAATGTAATAATGCTTTTCggtttctgtttttctccttgTCATCTGTTAGACTTCACTTTTGATGCCACAGTTGCTACCAAGAAGTCCCGGCTCTCCAGTTCGACCAAGACCAGGGCCACCCGTCCCCGCTCCCAGAGAGTCCCTAATTACACGTTTTCTGACCAAATGAGCTTGACGTCAGATGAGGATTTTGACGTGTTGTCAGATGATCAAATGAATTATCCCCACTTCATCCCAGCAGAGGAAAATTCTGATtcaacagacagtgagacaccCTGCACGCCCTCTACCCTGTCCCCAAAGTCTAAAATTGACCCTATTGAACAGGAAAAAAGCATGTCTACATTAACAATCAAAACCTGCAGTAAGACCAAGGATGGGAAAAGGCTCTATGACAAAAAGCATTTCTGTATATACTGCATGAAACCCAATTCTAAAATATCCAGGCACTTAGAAAGAAAGCATGGAGATGAGGAGGACGTAGCCCGGGCTTGTAGCTTCCCGAAAGGCTCTAAGAAAAGGTCAGCCTTGCTTGAAGAGCTGAGAAAAAAAGGTGACTATCAACACAACATCTTAGTGCTTGAAGAGGGTAAGGGAGAGATCGTTACATGGAGACAACCCCCAGGAAGTGCTTCCATTGAGGACTACCTGccctgttctcactgtcttggTTTTTTTGTAAAAAGCAAGTTATGGAGACACGAGTCATCATGTAGGCCAAAAAAGGAAGGAGAAAAGGGGTCAAGGAAGAGGGTCCAATCTATAGCATCCCATCTGATCCCAATCTCTAAAAGTGCTTCGGAAGGCTGCCAAAAGATCATCCACAAAATGCAACAAGATTCAGTGGCTTTTCACATACGAAACGACCTGTTAATTTGTCAGTTAGGGGACTGTTTGTATGCAGAGCGCGGTCATGAGTTGTCCCAGCATGGCTACATCTGCAAAAGACTGCGGGAAGTGGGTAGACTCATGCTGGTGCTCAAAGAGCTTGATAACAGTGTAAAGCACCTACAGGACGTCTGTAAACCGAGCCGGTTCGAACTGGTTCTTGAAGCAGCAAAGAAGGTCAGCAGGTTCAATCCGGATGTAATTgactacacaaaaacaagtttgGTTATTAGGATAGGACACTCACTTACCAAAGCAGCAGAGTGTTTAGCTAGCAGAAGTGTAATAAATGGGGACGTAGAGACTCATGCAGAGGCAAACAAATTTGTGAAACTAATGACCTCTTCGTGGAGAGGGTACGTAACTTCTAATGCACACAGGTCAATCAAACAGAAAAATTGTAACAAAGAAGATGCCGTTCCATTGACGGAAGTCGTGAAGGTCCTCCAATCATGCTAACATTAGAAGATGAAGCCAAAGAAGAGTGTTGTCAGCCAGTGCTTTCCCTTGCATCTTGAGGATGCTGAATGAGAGTCTTCTTGCTCAGATAATCTTAGGTAGGAGCCGTAAAGGGGAGGCATCACACTTCTTAGAAACTTATCAAAACAAGAAGTGCTCCTTGGAACAAAGATGTCCATGACAGCTTCATGGAACTGGAGCAGGAGTTCTGTAAGAAACACAAATTGCAGTAAAGGCAGGAGAGTGCCCTTCCATCTTACTTAAATAATTGGGTCCCCTTGACAGAGGGGTTGGAGTATGTAGGGCCACGTCTACAGACAAAGATTATGCCAGTTAATTTTCTTCATAGCTAATACTGGACATTGAAATAAACCACACCTGATTCCCTGGCGATCTCTGACCTGACGAAGAAATCCCCTCAAAGATGGACCCCTGGTGAAGCAGATATCCCCCACTAACCCCGAACCTGGCTAACAATCTAAACCTGACCCTGGCTAACATTTTAAACCTGACCCTGGCTAAAAATTTAAACCTGACCCTGGCTAACAATTTAAACCTGACCCTGGCTAACATTTTAAACCTGACCCTGGCTAACAATTTAAACCTGACCCTGGCTAACATTTTAAACCTGACCCTGGCTAACTATCTAGGATCCACCCATGACGTTCAGTGGAATCACCTCGGTCCTCACTTAAGCATCAGTGCGGTCTACACAGTGCAGTCcgtaagtatttggacagtgacacaggtTTTGGTTCTGTACTTCAGCACTGTGTATTTCAAATTGTGACTAAGAGGTTGAAGTGCAGAATGTTGGCTTTAATTTGCAAGCCGCAAGTTAAGGAATCGCAGCCctttttttacatactttttATACTTTCATTTTAGGGGTATTGTGACCCGGTAGAAGCTCTTATTGTTGAAGCTATCGTCTCTTTGCACGAATACACATGAATCGAGTGTGTTACACGACCCAGCAGAGAACCATAACACTACAATAGAAAAGATTACTGGATCCACCATATAAAAACACAGACTGAACTAACATGTCCTTTGTATAGATTGTTTGATCGTGAATTCTGCCTGGAACGACAAAGGACATgcaacaaatacaaaatggaaGCATTAGAATAagtatataattaaataaatacgaTACAAATTGTGCATGTAATATGTGGCAAGGGTATTAGTAATAGCAATATATTCAACATACTTCACATATGAAACTTTTATAAACTGTTCTAAGCTTTCTAGCGTTAACACTTCTCTCACTGTGAAAAACATACAGCTGAATTGTTTGTTTTACCAAATAAATCTGTTTACAAAATAAATCCCTTGGAGAGTGTGCTTAGAATTTCCAGCTTCCTGTTTGTAGCCAACAGATACAGAGTGGGAAGATGTGGATCTGCTGTCCATTTACTGTCACACTGTGTGAGATTCTCATGAAATACAAACAACAGATCAGACCCAAAATGTCCAGATATTACAGTTTAATTACAGAGACCAACTTTACATACAGTTACATTCTGTACACTGAATCTGTTGTGCTCTATAGTAAATTGAAATTTCTCcaataaatagaaataaaaaatatacagagAAATATATGTACAATACACGCATTCATGCCATATTGATGATTCAGCTGGCGCCTTTTAGATGGCAGCTCTGTTTTTGAAGGTATGATGAAACCACAGCCACAGGTTTAAGGGTTTGTTCTAGTCAAGGTCAAAGCGAAGTGTTGAATAGGGGGCCCTGGTAACGAAGTGGATGATGTGGTAAATTAAACATTACTTATTGACTCATATCAATGTGATGTTTTGAGATTAAAAAACAAGCATACACACTTATAAGCAATTTGATTCCAATTCATTTGGCATAACCAAAAGTACAAATATTCAGTCAAAAATATGAGTTAATGGGAGTAGTGTGTGTATTCTTTCATGTGATTTCAGTTGCCTTAACCAGGTAAATGACATTCCACACTGGGAGCATTGGAAGGGTTTTCTTCCAGAGTGTCTTTGCTCATGGTCTTTCAGGTTCCCTAACTGGGTGAATACCATTCCACATTGGGAGCATTCATAACGTTTTTCTGCAGTGTGGATTCTTTTATGCGATTTCAGTTGCCCCAACGACATACATTTCATTTCACAGTTGGAGCAGTTGAAAGGCTTTTCCCCTGTGTGTCTTTGCTCATGATTTTTCAGGAAGCCTGATGAGgtaaaactctttccacattggGAGCAGTGATAGGGcctttctcctgtgtgtgttttctcatgtGATTTTAGTGCCCCTAAACGTTTAAAGTACTTTCCACACTGGGAGCAATGGTAAGGCTTTTCTCCCCTATGTGTCTTTTCGTGTGATTTCAGGGCCCCTAACAGTTTAAAGCGATTTTCACACTGGGAGCAGTCATAATGCTTTTCTCCTTTGTGAGTCTTCTCATGTGATTTCAGGCACCGTATCTGGGTAAACGTCTTGTCACATTGGGAGCATTTGAATGGcctctctccagtgtgtgttcGCTCATGCTCTTTTAGGTGTCCTGACCAGTTAAAACTCTTTTCACAATGGGAACAGTGGTAAGGCTTTTCTCCGGTGTGTAttcttttatgtgttttcagGTTACCTAAGCGGTTAAAAGTCTTTCCACATTGAGAGCATttgtaaggtttctctccagagTGGATTCTATCATGTTTCATCAGGCTTCCTAACTGGGtaaaactctttccacagtGGGAACATTGGAAAggtttttctccagtgtgtattCTTTCATGCTCTTTCAGGTTCCATACCCCCCTAAAACTCTTTCCACAATGGGAGCAGGGGTGTTGTCTAACTGGTTTAGGCTTCTCTTGGTCTGGTTCCTCCGAGGGACTCTTCCAGCTGTCAGAGGGAGAGTATGGTCTCTCCGCTGCCAAAGACAGATTATTCAGTGAAACTGGAAGaaaattatttacatattttcaattcCTATCCCTATTGAAATTACTCAACTTGGCGTGCCTATGTAACTTCACACTGATGTTGTTTATATTCAGTGACAACTTAGAATGTTTAAGCGTGTAACATAAAGGTAATCGAGCTAGCAGTTTAATATAATCAATACCGTAACATACATTAACTAGTATTGTACTATTACTATTAGTGTAGTAAAATTACAGACAGAGGCAGCAGTTCAGAGGCACCAAGGACACAGTTTAGTAATATAACTAGTAGTGTTGAATAAGTAGTATAGTAAATAACTACTAGTGTAacgttttgtatttttccttttGCTGTTGCGGGAGGTCAAGTAATTAGACATAGCAAAGACCTACAGAAAAgttattctgaaatgtttgtCGAATTGGTGCCCATTAGTACTTACTAGTGTTATCCTGATCTCCTGTTTTCTCCAGCactttttctccctcttccaATGTGACAGAAATCTCTCCCTCCTTGACTCCATATACATCTTCATCTTTAACTGTGAAAGTCAGCTCCTCTATAAAACCACATTGACAGCAGTGATATTGTTTCTGCCTGGTGTTTGTTTCATAGTGTCTTTTCAGGCTTCCTAACTGGGTCAAACTGTTTCCACACTGGGAACAGTGATGTTGTCTTGCTGGTCTCTCTCCTGCCCAAGACACATACAGTCTACAGTATAACAGAGAGATTCATTAAAAGAATAACGCTAAGAAACACttactgaaatgttttgctaatgTGCAATAATGAATGACACTGAATTAAACTCATAATAAAGTGGATCCTTCAGTAAGCCGAAATCTATGAAACAGGATGATCAACTGTTGAAATAAGTGAGCCTAGAATAGCTTGTCTGATATAATAATTTGTTGTTGGCCAGCAGCTAAAAAAAGTTGGGTCAACGCTATGTTGAACAAAATAGATTGTAACTACAAAGTGTGAACTTCAGAGGTTTTGCCCGTCTTTGAGGAAACACTCACTGTAGTTAATCGGACTTTCAGtctgctcctcttcttccttcaaaGTGACAGtagtctcctcttcctcctttttcACTCCGAAAACGAGATCCTCTTCTTTCACAGTAATATCTTCCCCCTCTGTTATTCGAAATACGACCCCCTCTTCTTTCACGGTGACAGCATCCCCGTGTACTTGTTCTTTAACGGTGACAGCATCCCCGTGTACTTGTTCTTGAACGGTGACAGCATCCCCGTGTACTTGTTCTTGAACGGTGACAGCATC
Above is a window of Esox lucius isolate fEsoLuc1 chromosome 9, fEsoLuc1.pri, whole genome shotgun sequence DNA encoding:
- the LOC105031404 gene encoding zinc finger protein 2-like isoform X2, with product MSLLQYRTSAGKEVWTEEEAFVKEEKDERVVTVQEQVHGDAVTVQEQVHGDAVTVKEQVHGDAVTVKEEGVVFRITEGEDITVKEEDLVFGVKKEEEETTVTLKEEEEQTESPINYRERPARQHHCSQCGNSLTQLGSLKRHYETNTRQKQYHCCQCGFIEELTFTVKDEDVYGVKEGEISVTLEEGEKVLEKTGDQDNTTERPYSPSDSWKSPSEEPDQEKPKPVRQHPCSHCGKSFRGVWNLKEHERIHTGEKPFQCSHCGKSFTQLGSLMKHDRIHSGEKPYKCSQCGKTFNRLGNLKTHKRIHTGEKPYHCSHCEKSFNWSGHLKEHERTHTGERPFKCSQCDKTFTQIRCLKSHEKTHKGEKHYDCSQCENRFKLLGALKSHEKTHRGEKPYHCSQCGKYFKRLGALKSHEKTHTGERPYHCSQCGKSFTSSGFLKNHEQRHTGEKPFNCSNCEMKCMSLGQLKSHKRIHTAEKRYECSQCGMVFTQLGNLKDHEQRHSGRKPFQCSQCGMSFTWLRQLKSHERIHTLLPLTHIFD
- the LOC105031404 gene encoding zinc finger protein 239-like isoform X6, whose protein sequence is MKYRNILSEELTFTVKDEDVYGVKEGEISVTLEEGEKVLEKTGDQDNTTERPYSPSDSWKSPSEEPDQEKPKPVRQHPCSHCGKSFRGVWNLKEHERIHTGEKPFQCSHCGKSFTQLGSLMKHDRIHSGEKPYKCSQCGKTFNRLGNLKTHKRIHTGEKPYHCSHCEKSFNWSGHLKEHERTHTGERPFKCSQCDKTFTQIRCLKSHEKTHKGEKHYDCSQCENRFKLLGALKSHEKTHRGEKPYHCSQCGKYFKRLGALKSHEKTHTGERPYHCSQCGKSFTSSGFLKNHEQRHTGEKPFNCSNCEMKCMSLGQLKSHKRIHTAEKRYECSQCGMVFTQLGNLKDHEQRHSGRKPFQCSQCGMSFTWLRQLKSHERIHTLLPLTHIFD
- the LOC105031404 gene encoding zinc finger protein 501-like isoform X5, producing the protein MSFLKDPCNSSGKQTWQVRMKYRNILSEELTFTVKDEDVYGVKEGEISVTLEEGEKVLEKTGDQDNTTERPYSPSDSWKSPSEEPDQEKPKPVRQHPCSHCGKSFRGVWNLKEHERIHTGEKPFQCSHCGKSFTQLGSLMKHDRIHSGEKPYKCSQCGKTFNRLGNLKTHKRIHTGEKPYHCSHCEKSFNWSGHLKEHERTHTGERPFKCSQCDKTFTQIRCLKSHEKTHKGEKHYDCSQCENRFKLLGALKSHEKTHRGEKPYHCSQCGKYFKRLGALKSHEKTHTGERPYHCSQCGKSFTSSGFLKNHEQRHTGEKPFNCSNCEMKCMSLGQLKSHKRIHTAEKRYECSQCGMVFTQLGNLKDHEQRHSGRKPFQCSQCGMSFTWLRQLKSHERIHTLLPLTHIFD
- the LOC105031404 gene encoding zinc finger protein 501-like isoform X3, which codes for MSLLQYRTSAGKEVWTEEEAFVKEEKDERVVTVQEQVHGDAVTVQEQVHGDAVTVQEQVHGDAVTVKEQVHGDAVTVKEEGVVFRITEGEDITVKEEDLVFGVKKEEEETTVTLKEEEEQTESPINYKELTFTVKDEDVYGVKEGEISVTLEEGEKVLEKTGDQDNTTERPYSPSDSWKSPSEEPDQEKPKPVRQHPCSHCGKSFRGVWNLKEHERIHTGEKPFQCSHCGKSFTQLGSLMKHDRIHSGEKPYKCSQCGKTFNRLGNLKTHKRIHTGEKPYHCSHCEKSFNWSGHLKEHERTHTGERPFKCSQCDKTFTQIRCLKSHEKTHKGEKHYDCSQCENRFKLLGALKSHEKTHRGEKPYHCSQCGKYFKRLGALKSHEKTHTGERPYHCSQCGKSFTSSGFLKNHEQRHTGEKPFNCSNCEMKCMSLGQLKSHKRIHTAEKRYECSQCGMVFTQLGNLKDHEQRHSGRKPFQCSQCGMSFTWLRQLKSHERIHTLLPLTHIFD
- the LOC105031404 gene encoding zinc finger protein 2-like isoform X1, coding for MSLLQYRTSAGKEVWTEEEAFVKEEKDERVVTVQEQVHGDAVTVQEQVHGDAVTVQEQVHGDAVTVKEQVHGDAVTVKEEGVVFRITEGEDITVKEEDLVFGVKKEEEETTVTLKEEEEQTESPINYRERPARQHHCSQCGNSLTQLGSLKRHYETNTRQKQYHCCQCGFIEELTFTVKDEDVYGVKEGEISVTLEEGEKVLEKTGDQDNTTERPYSPSDSWKSPSEEPDQEKPKPVRQHPCSHCGKSFRGVWNLKEHERIHTGEKPFQCSHCGKSFTQLGSLMKHDRIHSGEKPYKCSQCGKTFNRLGNLKTHKRIHTGEKPYHCSHCEKSFNWSGHLKEHERTHTGERPFKCSQCDKTFTQIRCLKSHEKTHKGEKHYDCSQCENRFKLLGALKSHEKTHRGEKPYHCSQCGKYFKRLGALKSHEKTHTGERPYHCSQCGKSFTSSGFLKNHEQRHTGEKPFNCSNCEMKCMSLGQLKSHKRIHTAEKRYECSQCGMVFTQLGNLKDHEQRHSGRKPFQCSQCGMSFTWLRQLKSHERIHTLLPLTHIFD
- the LOC105031404 gene encoding zinc finger protein 501-like isoform X4; translated protein: MSLLQYRTSAGKEVWTEEEAFVKEEKDERVVTVQEQVHGDAVTVQEQVHGDAVTVQEQVHGDAVTVKEQVHGDAVTVKEEGVVFRITEGEDITVKEEDLVFGVKKEEEETTVTLKEEEEQTESPINYIKDEDVYGVKEGEISVTLEEGEKVLEKTGDQDNTTERPYSPSDSWKSPSEEPDQEKPKPVRQHPCSHCGKSFRGVWNLKEHERIHTGEKPFQCSHCGKSFTQLGSLMKHDRIHSGEKPYKCSQCGKTFNRLGNLKTHKRIHTGEKPYHCSHCEKSFNWSGHLKEHERTHTGERPFKCSQCDKTFTQIRCLKSHEKTHKGEKHYDCSQCENRFKLLGALKSHEKTHRGEKPYHCSQCGKYFKRLGALKSHEKTHTGERPYHCSQCGKSFTSSGFLKNHEQRHTGEKPFNCSNCEMKCMSLGQLKSHKRIHTAEKRYECSQCGMVFTQLGNLKDHEQRHSGRKPFQCSQCGMSFTWLRQLKSHERIHTLLPLTHIFD